A section of the Paenibacillus sp. genome encodes:
- the msrA gene encoding peptide-methionine (S)-S-oxide reductase MsrA: MTVLYEKATFAGGCFWCMVKPFDEQPGIVSVVSGYTGGHVENPTYEEVCSDTTGHYEAVQITYDPEVFPYEKLLELFWQQIDPTDPGGQFADRGSSYRTAIFVHSEEQRVLAERSKEELAASGRFAKPIVTPILPAAPFYPAEDYHQGYYKTNPVRYKAYFAGSGREKFLRETWKDREKDAELRRRLTPLQYEVTQNNATEPPFRNEYWDHKEEGIYVDIVTGEPLFSSLDKFDSHCGWPSFTKPIEPTVVSEHIDLSHNMIRMEIRNKDGSSHLGHLFDDGPKPTGMRYCINSAALRFIPKHKMAEEGYGELLSLFDR; encoded by the coding sequence ATGACAGTTTTATATGAAAAGGCGACGTTCGCGGGCGGCTGCTTTTGGTGCATGGTGAAGCCGTTCGACGAGCAGCCGGGCATCGTCTCCGTCGTGTCCGGCTACACAGGCGGCCATGTGGAAAACCCGACGTACGAAGAGGTGTGCAGCGATACGACGGGTCATTACGAGGCGGTGCAAATTACGTACGATCCCGAGGTGTTCCCGTACGAGAAGCTGTTAGAATTGTTCTGGCAGCAAATCGATCCGACCGACCCCGGCGGGCAGTTCGCCGACCGCGGCTCCTCGTACCGGACGGCGATTTTCGTGCATTCCGAGGAACAACGGGTGCTGGCGGAGCGCTCGAAAGAAGAGCTCGCCGCGAGCGGCCGCTTCGCGAAGCCGATCGTGACGCCGATTTTGCCGGCGGCGCCGTTCTACCCGGCGGAAGATTATCATCAGGGGTACTACAAAACGAACCCGGTTCGGTACAAAGCATACTTCGCCGGCTCGGGGCGCGAGAAGTTTCTCCGCGAGACGTGGAAGGATCGCGAGAAGGACGCGGAGCTGCGGCGCCGCCTCACGCCGCTGCAGTACGAGGTGACGCAAAACAACGCCACCGAGCCGCCGTTCCGTAACGAATACTGGGACCATAAAGAAGAAGGCATCTACGTCGACATCGTCACGGGCGAACCGCTGTTCAGCTCGCTCGACAAATTCGACTCGCACTGCGGCTGGCCGTCGTTCACGAAACCGATCGAGCCGACCGTCGTCAGCGAGCATATCGACCTCAGCCACAACATGATCCGAATGGAAATTCGGAACAAAGACGGCAGCTCGCATCTCGGCCATCTGTTCGACGACGGCCCGAAGCCGACCGGCATGCGGTACTGCATCAACTCCGCGGCGCTGCGGTTCATCCCGAAACACAAAATGGCGGAAGAAGGCTACGGCGAGCTGCTCTCGCTGTTCGACCGATAA
- a CDS encoding Fe-S cluster assembly protein HesB, whose product MKLEITEQAAACLKDEWGFDEGELVRVYVRYAGGGGEPYAVGILKERPSAEGMAMQAEADGMLFFIDEKDAWYFRDKHVTIDASGMDVRFVVKEG is encoded by the coding sequence ATGAAATTGGAAATTACCGAGCAAGCGGCGGCTTGCCTGAAGGACGAATGGGGCTTCGACGAAGGGGAGCTCGTCCGCGTATACGTCCGCTATGCGGGCGGCGGCGGGGAGCCGTACGCCGTCGGCATTTTGAAGGAGCGCCCGAGCGCCGAAGGGATGGCGATGCAGGCGGAAGCGGACGGCATGCTCTTTTTCATCGACGAGAAGGATGCGTGGTATTTCCGCGACAAGCACGTGACGATCGACGCGAGCGGGATGGACGTTCGTTTCGTCGTTAAAGAAGGGTAG
- a CDS encoding MsnO8 family LLM class oxidoreductase gives MEHAAPLTLGVLDLVPAFDGTDDAGALAQAVRLARAAEASGYRRYWAAEHHDMPGLACPAPEILLAHIGARTNAIRLGTGALLLPHYKPLKVAETFHMLAVLYPNRIDLGLGRAPGGNAHVSMALSGNFLERVRQLPDTLRELTELFAGTYAYEGQPVRARPTPPAPPELWMLGTNAKSAAYAAELGLGYAFGQFMSDTPGDEAIRAYREAFKPSPFLREPKAIAAVGVVCAPTDEEARELASRTPGFMNEGAEGREADERKRIVGSPKTVRSRLAELQSLYGADEWLIVTMIPDYELRIRSYELLAGAAP, from the coding sequence TTGGAACACGCAGCTCCGCTGACGCTCGGCGTGCTGGACCTCGTCCCCGCGTTCGACGGGACGGACGACGCCGGGGCGCTCGCGCAGGCGGTCCGGCTCGCCCGCGCGGCCGAGGCGTCCGGCTACCGCCGCTATTGGGCGGCCGAGCATCACGATATGCCGGGGCTCGCTTGTCCGGCGCCGGAAATTTTGCTCGCCCATATCGGGGCGCGCACGAATGCGATCCGCCTCGGGACCGGGGCGCTGCTGCTGCCGCATTACAAGCCGCTGAAGGTGGCGGAGACGTTCCACATGCTCGCGGTGCTGTACCCAAACCGCATCGACCTTGGACTCGGCCGGGCGCCGGGCGGGAACGCGCACGTCAGCATGGCGCTCAGCGGCAACTTCCTCGAGCGGGTGAGGCAGCTGCCGGATACGCTGCGGGAGCTGACCGAGCTGTTCGCGGGCACGTACGCGTACGAGGGACAGCCGGTGCGCGCCCGCCCGACGCCGCCGGCGCCGCCCGAGCTGTGGATGCTCGGCACGAACGCGAAAAGCGCGGCGTACGCCGCCGAGCTCGGCCTCGGGTACGCGTTCGGGCAGTTTATGAGCGATACGCCGGGGGATGAGGCGATTCGCGCCTACCGCGAAGCGTTCAAACCTTCGCCGTTCTTGCGGGAACCGAAGGCGATCGCGGCCGTCGGCGTCGTCTGCGCGCCGACGGACGAGGAGGCGCGCGAGCTGGCGTCGCGCACGCCGGGATTTATGAACGAAGGCGCGGAGGGACGCGAAGCGGACGAACGAAAGCGGATCGTCGGCTCGCCGAAGACGGTCCGCAGTCGGCTTGCGGAGCTGCAGTCGCTGTACGGCGCGGACGAATGGCTGATCGTGACGATGATTCCGGATTACGAGCTGCGCATTCGCTCTTACGAATTGTTGGCCGGGGCGGCGCCGTGA
- a CDS encoding helix-turn-helix domain-containing protein, translating to MFEDEHFQYICKLLHESFDLPVMYADAAGETTAQAAGAVPVGPLFSDPQDLMRALVANRRDVPVPVIHTTNFLENFVLVPVRRDGRDAGTLAIGPSAYAHWTEDTVAGVLYDNNVPSKHQDGWRSYLTQLPVVPKLRLLRLGLLAHYLLHRATLDFTDVLEYNHTYEPRLLMTESVELDVASRREEGRFHMDPAKERIMIGHIRNGNKTALLEMLNSFSEEEAGVLSKRSRLRSQKNLSYCAITLATRAAMEGGLDAETAYSLSDLYIQHIEELRESKHVELALHDAMLEFAERVAASRRRNVSRAVAACLNYISNHLYEPLTLEKLAAAAGLHANYLSQLFKMETGMPISLYIQKERVEEAKKLLALTDEPISRICARLGFADQTYFTKVFKRHAGATPKQYRDGHGVAPAGDASFRQPEL from the coding sequence GGACGAACATTTCCAATATATTTGCAAACTGCTGCACGAGTCGTTCGACCTTCCGGTCATGTACGCGGACGCGGCGGGGGAGACGACGGCGCAAGCCGCGGGGGCCGTGCCCGTCGGGCCGCTGTTTTCCGATCCGCAGGATTTGATGCGTGCGCTCGTCGCGAACCGCCGGGACGTGCCCGTACCGGTCATCCATACGACGAACTTCCTCGAAAATTTCGTCCTCGTTCCGGTGCGCCGAGACGGGCGGGACGCGGGGACGCTCGCGATCGGGCCGTCCGCGTACGCGCATTGGACGGAGGACACCGTCGCGGGAGTGCTGTACGACAACAACGTGCCGAGCAAGCATCAGGACGGATGGCGGTCGTACCTCACGCAGCTGCCGGTCGTGCCGAAGCTTCGGCTGCTGCGCTTGGGGCTGCTCGCGCACTATTTGCTGCATCGGGCAACGCTCGATTTCACCGACGTGCTCGAATACAACCACACGTACGAGCCGAGGCTTCTCATGACGGAGAGCGTCGAGTTGGATGTAGCGAGCCGCAGGGAAGAGGGGCGCTTCCATATGGACCCTGCGAAGGAGCGCATCATGATCGGCCACATCCGGAACGGAAACAAAACGGCGCTCCTAGAGATGTTGAATTCGTTCAGCGAAGAGGAGGCGGGCGTGCTCTCGAAGCGGAGCCGGCTGCGAAGCCAAAAAAATTTATCGTACTGCGCCATTACGTTGGCTACGCGGGCGGCGATGGAGGGCGGATTGGACGCGGAAACGGCGTACTCGCTCAGCGATTTGTACATTCAGCATATCGAAGAGCTTCGGGAGAGCAAGCATGTCGAACTGGCGCTGCACGACGCGATGCTCGAATTCGCGGAGCGGGTCGCGGCGAGCAGGCGGCGCAACGTCTCGAGGGCGGTGGCGGCGTGCCTGAATTATATCTCGAATCATTTGTACGAGCCGCTGACGCTCGAGAAGCTGGCGGCGGCCGCGGGGCTGCATGCCAATTACTTATCGCAATTGTTCAAGATGGAGACGGGGATGCCGATCAGCTTGTATATCCAAAAGGAACGAGTGGAGGAAGCGAAGAAGCTGCTCGCGCTGACCGACGAGCCGATCTCGCGCATTTGCGCGCGCCTCGGCTTCGCCGACCAAACCTATTTCACCAAAGTGTTCAAGCGGCACGCCGGCGCCACCCCGAAGCAGTACCGCGACGGGCACGGCGTCGCGCCGGCGGGTGACGCTTCATTCCGCCAACCTGAGCTCTAA
- a CDS encoding MDR family MFS transporter — protein MNAVQRKITAALLISTFLAAIEVTIISTAMPQIAEHLGGFEQMSWVFAAYLLTTAVSTPIWGKLSDLVGRKTIYIIGVIVFLAGSLLCGAAPTMELLIAFRAVQGIGAGAVNPVTFTIIADAFTFEQRAKVQGLVSSMWGIAGIFGPLLGGFLVDFVSWRWVFYMNLPFGLVSMWMIGKYFKETIEKRKRKIDYGGALTFTIGMTALLYALLSVGGETGEGHELTAGWLYGLYATAAVFLGAFFFIQARHEEPMMPLKLFRFKDVAVSNAASFLTSAILIGLTAYLPLWTQNVLHMGATASGITLIPLCVGWPLGAMGCAAVLKRMGTRGAALLGGGLIVAGSAALAAISTATPLWLIVAFIFVSGLGFGIAFTVFTLVIQSSVGIEMRGAAGASNMLLRTLGQTIGVAVLGSALNAYLATSLAEGLHAVFLISAAISVLSLAITLWIPKRPQERQASAA, from the coding sequence ATGAATGCAGTGCAGCGAAAAATTACGGCAGCGTTGTTGATCTCGACGTTCCTCGCCGCCATCGAAGTAACGATCATCAGCACGGCGATGCCGCAAATCGCGGAGCATCTGGGCGGCTTCGAGCAGATGAGCTGGGTGTTCGCGGCGTATTTGCTGACGACGGCGGTGTCGACGCCGATTTGGGGAAAGTTGTCCGACCTCGTCGGGCGCAAAACGATTTACATCATCGGCGTGATCGTGTTTTTGGCCGGTTCGCTGCTGTGCGGCGCCGCGCCGACGATGGAGCTGCTCATCGCGTTCCGCGCCGTCCAAGGCATCGGAGCGGGGGCGGTCAACCCGGTGACGTTCACGATCATCGCCGACGCCTTCACCTTCGAGCAGCGCGCCAAAGTGCAAGGACTCGTCAGCTCGATGTGGGGCATCGCGGGCATTTTCGGTCCGCTGCTCGGCGGCTTTTTGGTCGATTTCGTCTCCTGGCGATGGGTGTTTTATATGAATCTCCCGTTCGGTCTCGTGTCGATGTGGATGATCGGCAAGTACTTTAAGGAGACGATCGAGAAACGAAAGCGGAAGATCGATTACGGGGGCGCGCTGACGTTCACGATCGGGATGACGGCGCTGCTATACGCGCTGCTCTCCGTCGGCGGCGAAACGGGCGAAGGGCACGAGTTGACCGCAGGCTGGCTGTACGGACTGTATGCGACCGCGGCGGTGTTCCTCGGCGCGTTCTTCTTCATTCAAGCCCGGCACGAAGAGCCGATGATGCCGCTTAAGCTGTTCCGCTTCAAGGACGTCGCCGTCTCGAACGCGGCGAGCTTCCTGACGAGCGCCATTCTGATCGGCCTCACCGCGTATTTGCCGCTGTGGACGCAGAATGTGCTCCATATGGGGGCGACGGCGTCCGGCATTACGCTCATCCCGCTGTGCGTCGGCTGGCCGCTGGGCGCGATGGGCTGCGCGGCGGTGCTGAAGCGCATGGGCACGAGAGGCGCCGCGCTGCTCGGCGGTGGGCTGATCGTCGCCGGCTCGGCGGCGCTCGCGGCGATTTCGACGGCGACGCCGCTGTGGCTGATCGTCGCGTTCATCTTCGTCAGCGGCCTCGGCTTCGGCATCGCGTTCACCGTGTTCACGCTCGTCATCCAGTCGTCCGTCGGCATTGAGATGCGCGGCGCCGCCGGCGCCTCGAACATGCTGCTGCGGACGCTCGGCCAGACGATCGGCGTGGCGGTGCTCGGCTCCGCGCTGAACGCGTACCTCGCGACGAGCCTCGCGGAAGGGCTTCACGCCGTCTTCCTCATCTCGGCGGCGATCAGCGTGCTCAGCCTCGCGATCACGCTGTGGATCCCGAAGCGGCCTCAGGAGCGGCAAGCTTCCGCGGCATAA